In Primulina eburnea isolate SZY01 chromosome 3, ASM2296580v1, whole genome shotgun sequence, one DNA window encodes the following:
- the LOC140827128 gene encoding uncharacterized protein has protein sequence MSIAFSHPSNGNFHNFLHLERTTVFSSIYAPTDPRATSMMDSATEPQLGQPPSTPVAVTYYLHPRREPFEHGLLPIPKLIFTDGTQTLSQIKSALLSSDSNHRVSSETLSRVLQVPIDHARLLLETLSSVLHNDSDPLVNARAPQDIDEIGVNVFDLLVFLYIQSYKRLLPKGHKDSAAVADVWPSTSAFDGFLSALSPLQLVRSNSRRFMPSQADEEAHQLSYLQKHIGNILSLLSDSVEREDNESIVLSMDRFEHLGFLIYFGEKGSERIPLGQNTPFFANSDPDMPDVPVPASQVLDWLLQNISTTLEHIADRVSPKENVPNNFSDQDVPMADINTSSAKPSSSPRGPSFIEGVSKSSVVKQASDLKGTSVKVVNCHESAIYILAPLRYATVYGCSDATIVLGAIGKAVRVEHCERVHIITAAKRVCIVNCRECLFFLGVNQQPLVVGDNHKLQVAPYNTFYSQLEEHMNQVGIDPKINKWDEPMVLGAVDPHDSLSHPAGVADVQAESAIRLDPDQYTNFVIPNYLGSEQPGSTKDNPFPLPDAYLASQQKNHKSLEEVKQILRETQLEDSRKREVSSALHSCFKDWLYASGNIRQLYCLQGE, from the exons ATGTCCATTGCCTTTTCACACCCCTCCAACGGAAACTTCCATAATTTCCTTCACCTTGAACGTACAACAGTTTTCAGTTCCATTTATGCCCCTACTGATCCACGCGCCACCTCGATGATGGATTCCGCCACCGAACCGCAACTGGGGCAACCACCGTCCACCCCCGTAGCTGTCACGTATTATCTCCACCCCCGCCGCGAGCCCTTCGAACACGGCCTTCTCCCCATTCCCAAACTTATATTCACCGATGGCACTCAGACTCTATCCCAAATCAAATCTGCTCTCCTCTCGTCGGATTCTAATCACCGAGTCAGCTCCGAAACGCTATCCCGAGTGTTGCAGGTTCCCATAGATCACGCTCGGCTTCTGCTCGAAACCCTATCTTCTGTTCTGCACAACGATTCCGATCCTTTGGTGAATGCTAGGGCTCCACAAGATATCGATGAAATCGGAGTGAATGTGTTTGATTTGTTGGTTTTCTTGTATATACAGAGTTACAAGAGGTTGCTGCCTAAAGGGCATAAGGACTCTGCTGCGGTTGCTGACGTGTGGCCTTCAACGTCGGCTTTTGATGGGTTTTTATCTGCTCTCTCACCATTGCAG TTAGTACGCAGCAATAGTCGAAGATTTATGCCATCACAAGCTGATGAAGAAGCTCACCAGCTATCATATTTGCAGAAACACATAGGCAATATTTTGTCCCTTTTGTCTGACTCCGTGGAAAGGGAAGACAATGAATCAATT GTTCTATCTATGGACAGATTTGAGCATCTTGGATTTCTGATTTATTTTGGTGAAAAGGGATCCGAGAGAATTCCCTTGGGCCAGAATACTCCATTTTTTGCGAATTCGGACCCTGACATGCCTGATGTTCCTGTTCCTGCATCACAAGTTCTTGACTGGCTTCTTCAAAATATATCCACTACCCTGGAACACATTGCTGATAGAGTATCTCCAAAAGAAAATGTCCCCAACAATTTTTCTGACCAGGATGTTCCGATGGCTGATATAAACACAAGTTCGGCAAAGCCCTCTAGCAGTCCTCGAGGTCCAAGTTTCATTGAGGGGGTCTCCAAATCATCAGTTGTAAAACAAGCATCTGATCTCAAGGGCACATCTGTGAAG GTCGTAAATTGCCACGAATCAGCAATTTACATATTGGCACCACTAAGATATGCCACGGTCTATGGATGCTCTGATGCTACAATTGTTCTGGGAGCCATTGGGAAG GCGGTCAGAGTCGAACATTGTGAACGCGTTCATATAATCACTGCAGCAAAACGCGTTTGCATAGTAAATTGCCGTGAATGCCTGTTCTTCTTAGGGGTAAATCAGCAACCCCTTGTTGTTGGAGATAACCATAAGTTGCAGGTgg CACCATATAATACATTCTACTCGCAATTGGAGGAGCACATGAATCAGGTTGGAATTGATCCTAAAATCAACAAGTGGGATGAACCTATGGTACTTGGAGCGGTCGATCCACACGACTCATTATCCCATCCAGCTGGTGTTGCAGATGTTCAAGCCGAATCTGCCATCCGCCTTGACCCAGATCAGTATACTAATTTTGTG ATCCCGAACTATTTGGGAAGTGAACAACCTGGTTCCACCAAAGACAATCCATTCCCTTTGCCTGATGCATATCTTGCATCACAACAGAAAAAT CACAAAAGTTTGGAAGAAGTCAAGCAAATCTTGAGGGAAACTCAACTTGAAGACAGCCGTAAACGAGAAGTATCTAGTGCTCTCCACTCATGTTTTAAAGATTGGTTATATG CATCAGGAAATATCAGGCAGCTTTACTGCTTACAGGGCGAGTAG